CAGGTCCGGGGCAAAGTACGGAATGCCGGTGAAGGTCAGCGCTTCGCCTTCGGAGAAGCTGTCGCCGATCTGCATGTTGCCGTGGTTCGGCAAGCCGATGATGTCGCCGGCGTAGGCTTCCTCGACCTGTTCCCGGCTCGACGCCATGAAGGTCACCACCGAAGAGAGCTTGACGTCGCGTCCCAGGCGCAGGTGCTTGACCTTCATGCCTCTCTCGAAACGCCCCGAGCATACCCGCAGGAAGGCGATGCGGTCGCGGTGGGCCGGGTCCATGTTGGCCTGGATCTTGAAGACGAAGCCGGTGAATGGCTGCTCGTCCGGTTTGACCGAACGCACGGTGGCATCGCGCTCGCGCGGGGCCGGCGCCCAGTCGACCAGCGCCGACAGGATCTCGCGCACACCGAAGTTGTTGATTGCCGAACCGAAGAACACCGGGGTCTGCACGCCCGACAGGAAGCGCTCAAGGTCGAAGGTATGCGAGGCGCCGTGCACCAGTTCGACCTCCATCTTGAGCTGCTCGATCTCGAGCGGGAACATCTCGGCCAGCTTCGGATTGTCGATGCCCTTGACGATTTCGAAGGCGCCGTCGGCTTTTTCTTCGCCCGCCTTGAACAGCATGATCTCGTCCTTGAGCAGGTGGTATACACCGCGGAAGTTCTTGCCCATGCCGATCGGCCAGGTCACCGGCGCGCACTCGATCTTCAGCACCGATTCGACTTCGTCGAGAAGCTCCAGTGGATCGCGGGTTTCGCGGTCCATCTTGTTCATGAAGGTCACGATCGGGGTATCGCGCATGCGGCATACGCCGAGCAGCTTGATGGTCTGCTCTTCCACGCCCTTGGCCGCGTCGATCACCATCAGCGCCGAGTCGACCGCGGTCAGCACGCGGTAGGTGTCTTCCGAAAAGTCCTGGTGGCCGGGGGTGTCGAGCAGGTTGACCACGTGGTCGCGGAACTCGAACTGCATCACCGAGGATGCAACCGAGATGCCGCGCTGCTTCTCGATATCCATCCAGTCCGAGGTCGCGTGGCGGCCGCTCTTGCGGCCCTTGACGGTGCCGGCGAGCTGGATCGCGCCCGAGAACAGCAACAGTTTCTCGGTCAGAGTGGTCTTGCCGGCATCCGGGTGGGAAATGATGCCGAAGGTGCGACGGCGCGCCACTTCTCGCGGAATCAGGCCATCCTGGCTTCTGGCCTGGGTAGGGGCGTTGGCCGCGTCAGCTGCGCTGTCGTCGGCGGTAATTTCGGTATCGTTGGACATAGTCGAGCCTTGCGTGGCGGCCCTTGAAAGAAAACCCTCGATTTTACCGATTCCCGGCCCGCCCGTGCAAGAAGATTCACGCATGCGGCCGCCCCGGATGGGACGGCCGCGTCGTGGTTCAGGTGCGAACTGCGCCCGATTCAAGCGATTTGCGCAGCACTACTCCCGCACACGCCGCCAGCCGGCGCGACGGGTCGGCATGGTCGATGCCGGATTGTGGTCCTTGGTAACGGTCTTGCCATCGGCCGTCGTCGCGATGGTCTTGGTCTCGCCATTGGGCAGGCCGATATTGATG
Above is a genomic segment from Massilia sp. H6 containing:
- a CDS encoding peptide chain release factor 3; translated protein: MSNDTEITADDSAADAANAPTQARSQDGLIPREVARRRTFGIISHPDAGKTTLTEKLLLFSGAIQLAGTVKGRKSGRHATSDWMDIEKQRGISVASSVMQFEFRDHVVNLLDTPGHQDFSEDTYRVLTAVDSALMVIDAAKGVEEQTIKLLGVCRMRDTPIVTFMNKMDRETRDPLELLDEVESVLKIECAPVTWPIGMGKNFRGVYHLLKDEIMLFKAGEEKADGAFEIVKGIDNPKLAEMFPLEIEQLKMEVELVHGASHTFDLERFLSGVQTPVFFGSAINNFGVREILSALVDWAPAPRERDATVRSVKPDEQPFTGFVFKIQANMDPAHRDRIAFLRVCSGRFERGMKVKHLRLGRDVKLSSVVTFMASSREQVEEAYAGDIIGLPNHGNMQIGDSFSEGEALTFTGIPYFAPDLFRTVRIRNPLKVKQLHKGLQQLGEEGAVQVFKPVLGSDLILGAVGVLQFEVVASRLLNEYGVDAVFESSSISSARWVSSEDKKSLSDFENQLGHQVAYDAAGNLAFLATSGVNLRLTQERWPKLTFHATREHAAKLA